One Lysinibacillus fusiformis genomic window carries:
- a CDS encoding NAD(P)-dependent oxidoreductase, producing MKIAVIGASGKAGQKIVEEALQRGHDVTAIVRSAAKVTADIAVIEKEVLELSQEDVKGFDVVVNAFGAPFGQEELHVKVGRHLIDIFTGIDTKLFVVGGAGSLFVNPEKTVRVMDTPDFPEMFFATAKNQGENLKDLQTSKVTWTFLSPSAFFDPEGPRTGSYTAGIDHLLVNASGESYVSYGDYAIAVVDEIESPQHVNSRFTVTSNK from the coding sequence ATGAAAATTGCGGTAATTGGAGCTTCAGGGAAAGCAGGACAAAAAATTGTTGAGGAAGCATTGCAACGTGGCCATGATGTGACTGCAATTGTACGCTCTGCTGCAAAAGTGACAGCTGATATTGCTGTCATTGAAAAAGAGGTACTTGAGCTATCACAAGAAGATGTAAAAGGTTTTGACGTTGTTGTGAATGCGTTTGGCGCTCCTTTTGGACAAGAAGAATTACATGTAAAAGTGGGGCGTCATTTAATTGATATTTTCACGGGCATTGATACAAAATTATTTGTTGTCGGTGGTGCAGGTAGCCTATTTGTAAATCCAGAAAAAACAGTACGTGTAATGGATACACCTGATTTCCCAGAAATGTTCTTTGCAACTGCAAAAAATCAAGGTGAAAACTTAAAAGATTTACAAACTTCGAAAGTTACATGGACTTTTTTAAGTCCATCAGCATTTTTCGATCCAGAAGGTCCACGTACAGGAAGCTATACAGCCGGTATTGACCATCTATTAGTGAACGCTTCAGGAGAAAGCTATGTCAGCTATGGCGATTATGCGATTGCAGTAGTGGATGAAATAGAAAGCCCACAACATGTAAATAGTCGCTTTACAGTGACTTCAAATAAATAA
- a CDS encoding thymidylate synthase, whose protein sequence is MNVVFVETLSGTELLQMVSHDVAGILAAAQGESVTFPLGHFKYEFHNLDFYEENGEIRQELVIYVSKI, encoded by the coding sequence ATGAATGTGGTATTTGTTGAAACGTTATCAGGTACAGAGCTTTTACAAATGGTGTCGCATGATGTAGCTGGAATATTGGCTGCAGCACAAGGGGAGAGCGTGACGTTTCCGCTTGGGCATTTTAAATACGAATTTCATAACTTGGATTTTTATGAAGAAAATGGTGAAATAAGGCAAGAACTAGTTATCTATGTTTCGAAAATATAA
- a CDS encoding methyl-accepting chemotaxis protein — protein sequence MSLGKKSMLGFSVLNVVMIVLLIIDLTNLTSLESLATALTFVGIAITLSYIFYVKHKIITPLKHLSVAARTIAEGNLQVKPLEVKTNDEIAELATAFFMMKEQIHTMTQKIAHSSTDLSASMGELAASTNEITLAVDEVDQQMEKTTDALKRVAQSANESAISMQETAKGVERITEAAQDVFDHAKGANEIADNGVQILNIAKNQMQFISTSTEKTSGLMQQLTEKMTDIKSMTAMITNITDQTNLLALNAAIEAARAGEHGKGFAVVAEEVRKLAEQSKQSASQIVQLVVAIESDTKQVATSVEEDLKNVQQGVYVIDEATHSFGTISQHVSKMTNQLEDISATAEELSGSAKEVTSLVTSIASGMDKLSDYTGVILQSVDEQSASMQAINTVTKDLSVQAENLQTLTQRFS from the coding sequence ATGAGTTTAGGCAAAAAAAGTATGCTTGGCTTTTCTGTTTTAAATGTAGTGATGATCGTACTTTTAATAATAGATTTAACAAATTTAACTTCATTAGAATCGCTCGCAACGGCATTAACCTTTGTCGGTATAGCGATTACATTGTCTTACATTTTTTATGTAAAACACAAAATTATTACACCTCTTAAACATTTGTCCGTTGCTGCTCGAACGATAGCAGAGGGTAACTTACAAGTGAAGCCTTTGGAGGTAAAAACGAATGATGAAATTGCAGAATTGGCAACGGCATTTTTTATGATGAAAGAGCAGATACATACAATGACTCAGAAAATCGCACATAGTTCTACAGATCTATCTGCGAGCATGGGGGAACTAGCTGCAAGTACAAATGAAATTACGCTGGCAGTAGATGAAGTTGACCAACAAATGGAAAAGACTACAGACGCTCTGAAGAGAGTTGCACAATCTGCCAATGAAAGTGCTATCTCTATGCAGGAAACTGCTAAAGGGGTTGAACGGATTACTGAGGCAGCTCAGGATGTATTTGACCATGCAAAAGGCGCTAATGAAATTGCGGATAATGGGGTGCAAATTTTAAATATCGCGAAAAATCAAATGCAGTTTATCTCAACTTCTACAGAAAAAACAAGTGGTTTAATGCAGCAATTAACGGAAAAAATGACAGATATTAAATCCATGACAGCCATGATTACTAATATTACCGATCAAACGAATTTACTCGCATTAAACGCGGCTATTGAAGCAGCTAGAGCAGGCGAGCATGGTAAAGGATTTGCGGTAGTAGCTGAAGAAGTTCGTAAATTAGCAGAGCAATCGAAACAATCTGCTAGTCAAATTGTCCAGTTAGTTGTAGCAATTGAAAGCGATACTAAACAAGTAGCTACTTCTGTTGAAGAAGACTTAAAAAATGTTCAGCAGGGGGTTTATGTCATTGATGAAGCGACTCATTCATTCGGTACAATTTCACAACATGTTAGCAAAATGACGAATCAGCTCGAGGATATTTCAGCCACAGCTGAAGAATTATCTGGCAGTGCGAAAGAAGTAACATCTTTAGTAACGAGTATTGCAAGTGGCATGGACAAGTTATCAGATTATACTGGTGTCATACTACAATCAGTGGATGAGCAAAGTGCTTCTATGCAGGCCATTAATACAGTTACCAAGGATTTAAGTGTGCAGGCAGAAAACTTACAAACACTCACACAACGATTCAGTTAA
- a CDS encoding thymidylate synthase has product MTHPETAYLDLLQHILKNGVKKEDRTGTGTYSVFGYQMRFDLSKGFPLLTTKRVPFKLVASELLWFIKGDTNIRYLLQNNNHIWDEWAFKKWVQSDDYCGPDMTDFGRRCLVDGAFNASYQAELASFCERVLTDDDFASKFGELGNVYGKQWRHWTTSTGENLDQLQDVIHQIKHNPDSRRIIVNAWNPEDVINAGAKGSKAALPPCHVMFQFYVANGKLSCQLMQRSLDTLLGCPFNIASYALLTHLIAHECGLEVGEFIHSIGDAHIYANHVEQVKEQLSREPKDLPTLKINPNKTSIFEIELEDLSIEGYDPHPAIKAPIAV; this is encoded by the coding sequence ATGACGCATCCAGAAACTGCGTATTTAGATTTATTACAACATATATTAAAGAACGGTGTAAAAAAGGAAGATCGTACGGGAACCGGTACATACAGCGTATTTGGCTATCAAATGCGCTTTGATTTAAGTAAGGGCTTTCCACTTTTAACGACAAAGCGTGTGCCGTTTAAACTTGTAGCAAGTGAGCTTCTTTGGTTCATTAAAGGGGATACTAATATCCGCTATCTATTACAAAATAACAATCATATTTGGGATGAATGGGCTTTTAAAAAATGGGTGCAATCAGATGATTATTGTGGTCCAGATATGACGGATTTCGGTCGTCGTTGCTTAGTAGATGGCGCTTTTAACGCTAGTTACCAAGCTGAGTTAGCATCGTTTTGTGAACGTGTACTAACGGATGACGATTTTGCTAGCAAATTCGGGGAACTTGGCAATGTTTATGGCAAGCAGTGGCGTCACTGGACAACGTCAACTGGAGAAAACCTAGACCAATTGCAGGATGTTATTCATCAGATTAAGCATAATCCAGATTCGCGTCGTATTATTGTGAATGCTTGGAACCCTGAGGATGTCATTAATGCTGGAGCGAAGGGCAGTAAAGCTGCGCTACCACCTTGTCATGTCATGTTCCAATTTTATGTTGCAAATGGAAAACTGAGCTGTCAGTTAATGCAACGAAGCCTTGATACATTACTAGGCTGTCCGTTTAATATTGCTTCTTACGCATTACTTACGCATTTAATTGCACATGAATGTGGGCTTGAAGTTGGTGAATTTATCCATAGTATTGGCGATGCGCATATATATGCAAATCATGTGGAGCAAGTTAAAGAACAGCTATCACGCGAACCTAAGGACCTACCAACCTTAAAAATAAATCCAAATAAAACGTCAATTTTTGAAATAGAACTTGAAGATCTTTCTATTGAGGGCTATGACCCACATCCTGCGATTAAAGCACCAATTGCCGTATAA
- a CDS encoding sensor histidine kinase → MSKLTYSIFITYLLLGIYVLGVAIQTPYIGISVDTANGQPVIVKTYYTDWGQQQNIEKGDILLTIDRQPAEEKVTMGKPYFFRSAKELTILKPDGVVRAITVKHTDIPEELLTQIVFPLLYFVLSFFVAIYLWKRTKENRITNLLTLFLLTCSLAYTSVGASSRGNLVGLVVIDLCLVLCLVLFIHFLQHYFYYLHIKWPSFHTKWLYLLPLVISCFLLTEIDNSHFSRITSIMILGLFGILVLYATYLLIITYLRTKSAKIRLIALALIVPFLPFLLLFVVPEILHYTPIIPAEYSALFLLFIPFSFIFIQVNERLFDIEYQLSRLRYYCALAFFSASVITIGIAIFLVEQLSITLITAIFTLVFLINIMSFYVKEQLDFKHRKVIFSSNGDYVHNLYAAVNRMGKAKNQQELLARFTYEITEKLGTTAFTIETISADVPLSRGEIISKNQMTQLLLYDNADEKIVLLINHTLQKEELLWLELLALYVSMFIESLKLIEDLVLEIQHMKVTHDTPLPWLDKLLWNIIEKEKSILAQELHDTILQEQLHLARELDVLAGAPTIKRDKVRDIREQLLNATKDLREYCENLSPPLLDTFGLQIALKKLVQKVNIRANFLLNTQIERVHFQDLSLHLVVYRLVQELFNNAIKHAEATEVSLRLLAIDRGFVLQYDDNGIGCNIEDLMQSSASMGINGIRERVRAFNGDMTITSKQNEGMHISIKIQEEGEPIND, encoded by the coding sequence ATGAGCAAATTAACATACAGTATTTTTATCACATACTTACTTCTGGGTATATATGTGCTTGGCGTCGCTATCCAGACCCCTTATATCGGGATTTCTGTAGATACCGCGAATGGGCAACCAGTCATTGTAAAAACTTATTATACAGATTGGGGACAACAACAAAACATCGAAAAAGGTGACATCTTACTTACCATCGACCGCCAGCCTGCTGAAGAAAAAGTAACTATGGGAAAACCTTATTTTTTTAGAAGCGCGAAAGAACTCACCATTTTAAAGCCTGATGGCGTCGTTAGAGCTATTACAGTCAAGCATACAGATATACCAGAAGAGCTTCTCACACAAATTGTTTTTCCCCTGTTATATTTTGTGCTTTCCTTTTTCGTGGCTATCTACTTATGGAAACGTACGAAAGAAAATCGAATCACTAACTTACTTACACTATTTTTATTAACATGTTCTTTAGCCTATACAAGTGTTGGAGCCTCAAGCAGAGGGAATTTAGTTGGCTTGGTGGTCATTGATCTCTGTTTAGTATTATGCTTAGTACTTTTCATCCATTTTTTACAACATTATTTCTACTATCTACACATAAAGTGGCCATCTTTTCATACGAAATGGCTTTATTTACTACCCTTAGTCATCTCATGCTTTTTACTTACGGAAATAGATAATTCCCATTTCAGTCGCATCACATCAATTATGATACTCGGTTTGTTTGGTATCCTTGTTCTTTATGCCACTTATCTATTAATAATTACTTATTTACGAACAAAATCAGCAAAAATACGCTTGATAGCGCTCGCATTAATCGTGCCTTTCCTACCGTTTTTACTGTTATTTGTTGTGCCAGAAATTTTGCACTATACACCGATCATACCTGCCGAATATAGCGCATTATTTTTATTGTTTATTCCTTTTTCATTTATTTTCATTCAAGTGAATGAGCGTTTATTTGATATTGAATACCAATTATCTCGCTTGCGCTATTACTGTGCACTTGCATTTTTCAGTGCCTCTGTCATAACAATTGGCATAGCCATATTCTTAGTGGAACAGCTTTCTATCACCTTGATTACAGCTATTTTCACCCTTGTTTTTTTAATAAATATTATGAGCTTCTATGTAAAAGAGCAACTTGATTTTAAACATCGAAAAGTTATATTTTCTTCCAATGGAGATTATGTACATAATTTATATGCAGCGGTAAATAGAATGGGCAAGGCAAAAAATCAGCAAGAATTACTGGCCCGCTTCACGTATGAAATTACAGAAAAACTTGGTACAACAGCATTTACGATTGAAACCATTTCAGCAGATGTTCCTTTATCGCGTGGTGAAATTATCTCAAAAAATCAAATGACACAGCTACTTTTATATGATAATGCAGATGAAAAAATCGTGTTATTGATTAACCATACATTGCAAAAAGAAGAGCTTTTATGGTTAGAATTACTTGCCCTCTATGTCTCTATGTTTATCGAAAGTTTAAAACTTATAGAGGATTTAGTGCTTGAAATACAGCATATGAAAGTTACTCATGATACACCGCTACCTTGGCTTGATAAGTTATTATGGAATATTATTGAGAAAGAAAAGAGCATATTAGCGCAGGAATTACATGACACAATTTTACAAGAACAACTTCATTTGGCCAGAGAACTTGATGTACTCGCAGGCGCACCAACCATTAAAAGAGATAAGGTACGAGATATTCGAGAGCAGCTTCTTAATGCCACTAAAGATTTGCGAGAATATTGCGAAAATTTAAGCCCACCCCTACTTGATACCTTTGGTTTACAGATTGCTTTGAAAAAATTGGTACAAAAAGTAAATATCCGGGCAAATTTTTTACTGAATACACAAATAGAACGTGTTCATTTTCAAGATTTATCTTTACATTTAGTCGTCTATCGTCTTGTTCAGGAGCTTTTCAACAATGCTATTAAACACGCAGAAGCTACAGAAGTTTCGTTGAGACTGCTTGCAATAGATCGTGGCTTTGTGTTGCAATATGATGATAACGGTATTGGCTGTAATATCGAGGATTTAATGCAATCTTCTGCTTCTATGGGCATTAATGGTATTCGTGAACGAGTTCGCGCCTTTAACGGTGACATGACCATAACCTCCAAACAAAATGAAGGTATGCATATATCTATCAAAATACAAGAGGAAGGCGAACCTATAAATGATTAA
- the aspA gene encoding aspartate ammonia-lyase has translation MSTVRIEKDFLGERTLPSSVYYGIQTLRATENFPITGYTIHPSLIKAMGIVKKAAALGNMEVHLLSKDIGEAIVEAAQEVIDGKWDSEFIVDPIQGGAGTSINMNANEVIANRALEIMEKEKGDYQSISPNSHVNMSQSTNDAFPTAIHIAVLHLVDELLVTMENMQAVFHQKAEQFAHVIKMGRTHLQDAVPIRLGQEFEAYCRVINRDIQRIRQTRPNLYDVNMGATAVGTGLNAFPDYIKSVDQHLAEISGLPLKGATHLVDATQNTDAYTEVSGALKICMINMSKISNDLRLMASGPRAGLGEIILPARQPGSSIMPGKVNPVMPEVLNQVAFQVIGNDQTICLASEAGQLELNVMEPVLVFNLIQSISIMNNVFRAFTENCLKDIEANEERMKEYVEKSVGVLTAVNPHIGYEIAARLAREAILSGRSIRELCIEAGVLTTEQLDLILDPYEMTHPGIAGASIMKLK, from the coding sequence ATGTCCACAGTTCGTATTGAAAAAGATTTTTTAGGTGAACGTACCTTACCAAGCAGTGTCTATTACGGGATTCAAACACTTCGAGCAACAGAAAACTTCCCGATAACAGGCTATACAATTCATCCATCACTAATTAAAGCTATGGGAATTGTGAAAAAAGCAGCTGCATTAGGCAATATGGAGGTACACCTGCTATCCAAGGACATTGGTGAAGCAATTGTCGAAGCAGCACAAGAAGTAATTGATGGTAAATGGGATAGTGAATTTATCGTAGATCCAATCCAAGGTGGTGCGGGTACATCGATTAATATGAATGCTAATGAAGTGATTGCAAATCGTGCATTAGAGATAATGGAGAAAGAAAAAGGGGACTATCAATCGATTAGCCCGAACAGCCATGTTAATATGTCACAATCGACAAATGACGCATTCCCAACAGCTATTCATATTGCTGTATTACATTTAGTTGATGAGCTTTTAGTTACAATGGAGAACATGCAAGCGGTGTTCCACCAAAAAGCTGAGCAATTTGCACATGTTATTAAAATGGGCCGTACGCATTTACAAGATGCTGTACCAATCCGTCTTGGTCAAGAATTTGAAGCATATTGCCGTGTTATCAATCGTGATATTCAGCGTATTCGTCAAACACGTCCAAATTTATATGATGTGAATATGGGAGCAACAGCAGTAGGAACAGGTTTAAATGCATTCCCTGATTATATTAAGTCTGTTGACCAGCATCTTGCTGAAATTTCTGGTTTACCACTGAAAGGTGCGACACATTTAGTGGATGCGACGCAAAATACAGATGCGTATACAGAAGTGTCTGGGGCACTAAAAATTTGTATGATTAATATGTCTAAAATATCGAATGACCTTCGCTTAATGGCATCAGGACCACGTGCTGGTTTAGGGGAAATTATTTTACCTGCTCGTCAACCTGGGTCATCGATTATGCCTGGGAAAGTAAATCCAGTTATGCCAGAGGTGCTTAATCAGGTGGCATTCCAAGTTATCGGAAATGACCAAACGATTTGCCTTGCGTCTGAAGCGGGTCAGTTAGAGTTAAATGTTATGGAACCTGTGTTAGTCTTTAACCTTATCCAATCGATTAGTATTATGAATAATGTGTTCCGAGCATTTACGGAAAACTGCTTGAAGGATATTGAAGCGAACGAAGAACGCATGAAAGAATACGTTGAGAAGAGTGTAGGTGTATTAACAGCGGTAAACCCTCATATCGGTTATGAGATCGCAGCGCGCCTTGCACGTGAGGCAATTTTATCTGGACGTTCTATTCGTGAGCTTTGCATCGAGGCAGGTGTTTTAACGACGGAACAATTAGATTTGATTTTAGATCCGTATGAAATGACACATCCAGGTATTGCTGGTGCCAGCATCATGAAATTAAAATAA
- a CDS encoding response regulator transcription factor, whose protein sequence is MINILIVDDHPVVLDGTKTLLQDLVRVQIETEQDSAAVLSRMDMQTFQLFLIDINMKPLNGIQLSEMIKKKQQEAIILLYTGYELSDYYELLVEKKVDGLLSKLATKEQVIHTIQAALRGEILLSTDFLDFVQRRSHHQNKQQEVLLSDKEQEILQLVAQGCTNKAIASALGVTQRTVENYLSKLFVRLHVESRAEAVIVAKEKAWID, encoded by the coding sequence ATGATTAATATACTGATTGTAGATGATCATCCTGTCGTTTTAGATGGCACAAAAACATTATTACAAGATCTAGTGAGAGTACAAATCGAAACAGAGCAAGACAGTGCTGCCGTACTTTCAAGAATGGACATGCAAACATTCCAACTCTTTTTAATTGATATTAATATGAAGCCACTGAATGGCATCCAACTTTCAGAGATGATTAAGAAAAAGCAACAAGAAGCGATTATTTTGCTCTATACAGGCTACGAACTATCTGATTATTACGAGTTACTGGTCGAAAAAAAAGTGGATGGGCTATTATCGAAGCTTGCTACAAAAGAACAAGTTATTCATACCATACAAGCTGCACTTCGAGGAGAAATTTTACTGTCAACCGACTTTCTAGACTTCGTGCAACGTCGTTCACATCATCAAAATAAGCAACAAGAGGTTTTACTAAGTGACAAAGAACAAGAGATCTTACAACTTGTAGCACAAGGATGCACCAATAAAGCCATTGCCTCAGCACTTGGCGTCACACAACGTACGGTTGAAAATTATTTATCCAAACTTTTTGTTAGACTCCATGTAGAATCACGTGCCGAAGCAGTGATTGTCGCTAAAGAAAAGGCTTGGATAGACTAA
- the ccsB gene encoding c-type cytochrome biogenesis protein CcsB: MSTEEILSLSSNSLFIAFILLLIAILPLGLAVKSKGKMFKRLGLVLTYSAFILQLSYFVLRWIAVEHAPVSNMYEFMTFFGIMLTGSFLIIHHLYKQIVVGLFTIPVSLIIIGYGSVFAKEVTPLVPSLQSNWLTIHVITVAMSSAILSISFATGIIYLLRTLDFAKKSISTYALEFVMYCLIVVIGFIGVSTVFNVTTDEVKVHFENAQGKEEKTVYSMMPLIVNKGAVTDSGEAIGFLKITNAVDAKKLNSIVWAFIVGTVLYSLIRLIMRKPITVLLKPLTNRVQPALMDEISYRAVVIGFPLFALGGLLFAMIWAQIAWSRYWGWDPKEVWALITFLYYAAFLHFRLSKGWEGKKTAWLSIIGFGIIVFNQVFVNLVIAGLHSYA; this comes from the coding sequence TTGAGTACAGAAGAGATTTTAAGTTTAAGTAGTAATTCATTGTTTATAGCATTTATCTTGCTATTAATCGCCATTTTACCGCTAGGGCTTGCTGTGAAATCTAAAGGAAAAATGTTTAAGCGCCTAGGACTAGTACTTACATATTCTGCATTTATATTACAATTGAGTTACTTCGTTTTAAGGTGGATTGCTGTTGAGCATGCACCAGTAAGTAATATGTATGAGTTTATGACGTTTTTTGGCATTATGTTAACAGGAAGCTTCCTGATTATTCATCATTTGTATAAGCAAATTGTTGTTGGCTTGTTTACGATACCCGTTTCATTAATCATTATTGGCTATGGTAGTGTGTTTGCTAAAGAGGTCACACCGCTTGTTCCTTCGCTACAAAGTAATTGGTTAACAATTCATGTTATAACTGTAGCAATGTCGAGTGCGATTTTATCGATCTCGTTTGCGACAGGCATTATTTACTTATTGAGAACTTTAGATTTTGCTAAAAAATCAATTAGTACCTATGCATTAGAGTTCGTCATGTATTGTTTAATTGTTGTCATCGGTTTTATTGGCGTTTCTACAGTATTTAATGTAACGACTGATGAAGTAAAGGTCCATTTTGAAAATGCGCAGGGTAAGGAAGAAAAGACAGTTTATTCAATGATGCCGCTTATTGTTAATAAAGGTGCTGTGACAGATAGCGGGGAAGCGATTGGCTTTTTGAAGATAACAAATGCTGTTGATGCGAAAAAGCTGAATTCAATCGTTTGGGCATTTATTGTAGGCACTGTTTTATATAGTTTAATTCGACTCATAATGAGAAAACCAATTACTGTATTGTTAAAGCCTTTAACAAACCGAGTGCAGCCGGCATTGATGGATGAAATTTCATATAGAGCGGTTGTCATCGGTTTCCCCTTGTTTGCGCTGGGTGGCTTATTATTCGCAATGATTTGGGCACAAATCGCGTGGAGTCGATATTGGGGTTGGGACCCGAAAGAGGTCTGGGCACTTATCACATTTTTATATTACGCAGCCTTTTTGCATTTTCGCCTTTCTAAAGGCTGGGAAGGGAAGAAGACGGCATGGTTGTCCATCATTGGTTTTGGCATCATCGTCTTTAACCAAGTATTTGTCAATTTAGTTATTGCTGGCTTACATTCTTATGCGTAA
- a CDS encoding GNAT family N-acetyltransferase, producing MSCLMYACLDDLHELVTIDQQVIGSPTRQDLIEKAIVEERCIICKTQSGIGGFLIFTTDFFECSFIALVIVKPTERRKGIATSLLGHFVELASTTKIFSSTNQSNTDMQKVFETAGFIKSGFIENLDDGDPEIIYYKLK from the coding sequence ATGAGCTGTTTGATGTACGCTTGTTTGGATGATTTACATGAACTAGTCACCATCGATCAACAGGTGATTGGTAGTCCTACAAGACAGGATTTAATAGAAAAAGCGATTGTTGAAGAACGATGCATCATTTGTAAAACACAAAGTGGTATCGGTGGATTTCTAATTTTTACGACTGATTTTTTTGAATGTAGTTTTATTGCTTTGGTTATCGTGAAACCAACAGAGCGGCGAAAAGGTATAGCGACGTCCTTATTGGGACATTTTGTCGAGTTAGCATCGACAACAAAAATATTTTCTTCGACTAATCAATCGAACACCGATATGCAAAAAGTTTTTGAAACAGCAGGGTTTATAAAGAGTGGATTTATAGAAAATTTAGATGATGGTGATCCAGAGATTATCTATTATAAATTAAAGTAG
- a CDS encoding class I SAM-dependent methyltransferase, protein MKQNIYDDPNFFKHYRQLRKTKYNFNNSLEQPALKSLLPDLYNLKVLDIGCGMGEFAKYCIENGAQHVTAIDISTNMLLIAQSEHAHQKIDFYQQSLEDFKATPSSFDCITSSLALHYMSDFHAMIGKITTMLRPNGLIIFSVEHPIATARQEMERWIYDIDGNRCHYAIDDYQDEGLRKHTWYVDGVIKYHRTLSSIINTLLSHGLAIEKVVEPIPDKEAIEKLPSLEKELRRPSFLLVKARK, encoded by the coding sequence ATGAAGCAAAATATTTATGATGACCCTAATTTTTTCAAACATTATCGACAATTACGAAAAACAAAGTATAACTTTAATAATTCGCTTGAACAACCCGCATTGAAATCTTTATTACCTGATCTTTATAATTTAAAGGTACTCGATATCGGTTGTGGTATGGGCGAATTTGCGAAATACTGTATTGAAAACGGAGCACAGCATGTAACAGCTATTGATATTTCAACAAATATGCTTTTGATAGCGCAGAGCGAGCATGCCCATCAAAAGATTGACTTTTATCAACAATCGTTAGAGGATTTTAAGGCAACCCCAAGCAGCTTTGATTGTATTACGAGCTCCCTAGCCCTACACTATATGAGTGATTTCCATGCCATGATTGGCAAGATCACGACGATGCTACGTCCAAATGGTTTAATAATTTTCTCGGTAGAACATCCGATAGCTACAGCACGACAGGAGATGGAAAGATGGATTTACGATATAGACGGCAACAGGTGTCATTATGCCATTGACGATTATCAAGATGAAGGCTTGCGTAAGCACACTTGGTATGTTGATGGTGTCATAAAATATCACCGTACCCTGTCATCCATTATTAATACACTTCTTTCACATGGCCTTGCCATTGAAAAAGTTGTCGAGCCGATTCCCGACAAGGAAGCCATTGAAAAATTGCCTTCCTTAGAAAAAGAACTGCGACGTCCATCCTTTTTATTAGTAAAAGCAAGAAAATAA
- a CDS encoding cold-shock protein — MTQGTVKWFNAEKGFGFIEVEGGNDVFVHFSAIQSEGFKTLEEGQKVEFGVEEGNRGPQATNVVKL, encoded by the coding sequence ATGACACAAGGTACAGTAAAATGGTTTAACGCAGAAAAAGGTTTTGGCTTCATCGAAGTAGAAGGTGGAAACGATGTATTCGTACACTTCTCTGCTATCCAATCTGAAGGTTTCAAAACACTAGAAGAAGGTCAAAAAGTTGAATTCGGCGTTGAAGAAGGCAACCGTGGCCCTCAAGCTACAAACGTTGTGAAACTTTAA
- a CDS encoding Rrf2 family transcriptional regulator, with translation MVNSRFSVAIHILSLIATTSDKSQLTSDFMAGSVNTNPVVVRRMIGVLKKAGLLSSQSGLAGYDLLVEPKDLSLLTIYHAIDGPEQLFAIHDEPNPDCTVGRKIQRTLEGVYTSVWDAMEEQLQAQTLQDVLDQLR, from the coding sequence ATGGTGAACAGTCGTTTTTCGGTAGCGATCCATATACTTTCGCTCATTGCAACAACATCAGATAAAAGTCAGCTTACATCTGATTTTATGGCTGGTAGTGTCAATACCAATCCGGTTGTCGTACGTCGTATGATTGGTGTACTGAAAAAAGCAGGTTTGCTTTCGTCACAATCAGGTTTAGCAGGCTACGACCTTTTAGTTGAACCTAAGGATTTGTCACTATTAACGATTTACCATGCGATCGATGGGCCTGAGCAGCTTTTTGCTATTCATGATGAGCCGAATCCAGATTGTACCGTTGGTCGAAAAATTCAACGTACTTTGGAGGGTGTTTATACTTCTGTTTGGGATGCAATGGAAGAACAGTTACAAGCACAGACTTTACAGGATGTATTAGATCAGCTTCGTTAA